A single region of the Arthrobacter sp. PAMC25564 genome encodes:
- the gndA gene encoding NADP-dependent phosphogluconate dehydrogenase — MSAHIGVTGLAVMGANLARNLARNGFTVALHNRSVEKTDALLQKHGADGDFIRTETLQELVDSLEKPRRVLIMVKAGKPVDSVIEQLEPLLEAGDIIIDAGNSHYEDTRRREAALAKKDLHFVGIGVSGGEEGALNGPSIMPGGSRESYDALGPLLEKIAAHVDGKPCCAWIGTDGAGHFVKMVHNGIEYADMQVIGEAFDLLRSGAGIEPAEQARIFTEWNKGDLASFLIEISAEVLGHVDARTGRPFVDVVVDAAGQKGTGRWTVISALELGSPVSGIAESVFARALSSQAEQRALAQDLLAGGEAAVEVPEGFVEDVRQALYASKLVSYAQGLDMLGSAAKEYGWDLKLDEIASLWRGGCIIRAELLKEITKAYAADQKPANLLFAPAFTKAIAEVLPAWRRVVSTAVQLGIPVPVFSSSLAYYDGLRRKRLPAAVIQGQRDLFGAHTYGRVDAEGTFHTLWGEDKSEIEAVDTH, encoded by the coding sequence ATGTCAGCACATATCGGTGTCACCGGCCTTGCGGTGATGGGGGCCAACCTTGCCCGTAACCTGGCCCGGAACGGCTTCACCGTTGCCCTGCACAACCGGTCCGTGGAGAAGACGGACGCGCTCCTGCAAAAGCACGGTGCGGACGGCGACTTCATCCGCACGGAGACGCTCCAGGAACTCGTTGATTCGCTGGAAAAGCCCCGCCGCGTCCTGATCATGGTCAAGGCCGGCAAGCCGGTGGACTCCGTGATCGAGCAGCTCGAACCGCTGCTGGAGGCCGGCGACATCATCATTGACGCGGGCAACTCCCACTATGAGGACACCCGCCGCCGCGAAGCCGCCCTCGCGAAGAAGGACCTGCACTTCGTCGGGATCGGCGTCTCCGGCGGCGAGGAGGGCGCCCTGAACGGGCCCTCCATCATGCCCGGCGGCTCGAGGGAGTCCTACGACGCGCTGGGCCCGCTGCTGGAAAAGATCGCCGCCCATGTGGACGGCAAGCCGTGCTGCGCCTGGATCGGCACCGACGGCGCCGGCCACTTCGTGAAGATGGTCCACAACGGGATCGAATACGCGGACATGCAGGTCATCGGGGAAGCCTTCGACCTGCTGCGCTCCGGTGCCGGGATCGAACCGGCCGAACAGGCCAGGATCTTCACGGAGTGGAACAAGGGCGATCTGGCCTCCTTCCTGATCGAGATCTCCGCGGAGGTCCTGGGCCACGTCGACGCCAGGACCGGCAGGCCGTTCGTGGACGTCGTGGTGGATGCGGCCGGCCAGAAGGGCACCGGCCGCTGGACGGTCATCTCCGCGCTCGAGCTCGGCTCCCCGGTCTCGGGCATCGCCGAATCCGTCTTCGCCCGGGCCCTGTCCTCCCAGGCCGAGCAGCGCGCCCTGGCCCAGGACCTGCTCGCCGGCGGGGAGGCCGCCGTCGAGGTCCCGGAAGGCTTCGTCGAGGACGTCCGCCAGGCACTGTACGCGTCCAAGCTGGTCTCCTACGCGCAGGGCCTGGACATGCTGGGCTCCGCGGCCAAGGAATACGGCTGGGACCTGAAGCTGGACGAGATCGCCTCGCTGTGGCGTGGCGGCTGCATCATCCGCGCCGAACTGCTCAAGGAGATCACCAAGGCCTACGCCGCGGACCAGAAACCGGCGAACCTGCTCTTCGCCCCGGCCTTCACCAAGGCCATCGCCGAGGTCCTCCCGGCCTGGCGCCGGGTCGTCTCCACGGCGGTCCAGCTCGGCATCCCGGTGCCGGTGTTCTCCTCCTCGCTGGCCTACTACGACGGCCTGCGCCGCAAGCGCCTGCCGGCCGCCGTCATCCAGGGCCAGCGCGACCTCTTCGGCGCCCACACCTACGGCCGCGTCGACGCCGAGGGCACCTTCCACACCCTCTGGGGCGAGGACAAGTCCGAAATCGAGGCCGTCGACACACACTAG
- a CDS encoding oxidoreductase, with product MPQPVAFVTGASTGIGFETAKKLAAHGFTVYAGARRVEKMEPLKAHGVTVLSLDVTDEESMSAAVGEVLAAHGRIDVLVNNAGYGSYGSLEEVDLAEGRRQFDVNIFGLARMTQLVLPAMRAAGRGRIINVSSIGGKMYEPLGAWYHATKFAVEGLSDSLRIELKPHGIDVAIIEPAGTQTEWGAISGESLLATSGHGPYMDQAKIVAAALASTDGSAMSTHPDVIADAIVHAATSPRPKTRYPVGKGARAILLLRRLLPDRVFDVVIWNIYKRFPA from the coding sequence GTGCCCCAGCCAGTAGCGTTTGTCACCGGTGCGTCGACCGGTATCGGTTTTGAAACGGCGAAGAAGCTCGCGGCGCACGGTTTCACCGTGTACGCCGGGGCCCGCCGGGTGGAGAAGATGGAGCCGCTGAAGGCCCACGGTGTGACGGTCCTGTCGCTGGATGTGACGGACGAGGAGTCCATGAGCGCCGCCGTCGGCGAAGTGCTCGCCGCGCACGGCCGGATCGACGTCCTCGTCAACAACGCCGGTTACGGGTCCTACGGTTCGCTGGAGGAGGTGGACCTCGCCGAAGGCCGGCGCCAGTTCGACGTCAACATCTTCGGCCTGGCCCGGATGACGCAGCTGGTGCTCCCCGCGATGCGGGCCGCGGGCCGGGGGAGGATCATCAATGTGTCCTCCATCGGCGGGAAGATGTACGAGCCGCTGGGCGCCTGGTACCACGCCACCAAGTTCGCCGTGGAAGGCCTGAGTGACTCCCTGCGGATAGAGCTCAAGCCGCACGGCATCGACGTCGCGATCATTGAACCGGCGGGTACCCAGACGGAATGGGGCGCGATCTCCGGCGAGAGCCTGCTGGCCACGTCCGGCCACGGCCCCTACATGGATCAGGCGAAGATCGTGGCGGCGGCGCTGGCGTCCACCGACGGTTCCGCGATGTCCACCCATCCGGACGTGATTGCGGACGCGATCGTGCACGCCGCGACGTCCCCGCGCCCGAAGACCCGCTATCCGGTGGGCAAGGGGGCGCGGGCCATCCTGCTGCTGCGCCGCCTGCTGCCGGACCGGGTGTTCGATGTCGTGATCTGGAACATTTACAAGCGGTTCCCGGCCTAG
- the epsC gene encoding serine O-acetyltransferase EpsC — MSFFARLKEDLDAARSHDPAARGSFENFFAYSGLHAIWFHRLTHRLWQNPALRFPARLISQLARFLTGIEIHPGATIGRRFFIDHGMGVVIGETAEIGEDVMIYHGVTLGGRSLAKVKRHPTIEDRVVIGAGAKILGPITIGRDSAVGANAVVVKDAPAESILTGVPATWRHRDAQRETKPAVDPAEYLIEYRI, encoded by the coding sequence GTGAGCTTTTTCGCAAGACTTAAAGAAGACCTCGATGCCGCCCGGTCGCATGACCCGGCGGCTCGGGGTTCTTTTGAGAACTTCTTTGCCTACTCCGGCCTGCATGCGATCTGGTTCCACCGCCTGACGCACAGGCTGTGGCAGAACCCTGCCCTGCGGTTCCCGGCGCGGCTGATTTCCCAGCTCGCCCGGTTCCTTACCGGGATCGAGATCCACCCCGGTGCGACGATCGGCCGGCGTTTCTTCATCGACCATGGCATGGGCGTGGTCATCGGCGAGACGGCCGAAATCGGCGAGGACGTCATGATCTATCACGGCGTCACCCTCGGCGGGCGATCCCTGGCGAAGGTCAAGCGGCACCCCACCATCGAGGACCGCGTAGTGATCGGCGCCGGGGCCAAGATCCTGGGCCCCATCACCATCGGCCGGGACAGCGCCGTGGGCGCCAACGCCGTCGTGGTCAAGGACGCCCCGGCCGAATCGATCCTTACCGGCGTGCCGGCCACCTGGCGCCACCGGGACGCGCAGCGCGAGACCAAACCCGCCGTCGACCCGGCCGAATACCTGATCGAATACCGCATCTAG
- the cysK gene encoding cysteine synthase A: protein MARIYDDVTQLVGGTPLVRLNRLTEGLDATVAVKLEFYNPANSVKDRIGVAIVDAAEKSGALKPGGTIVEGTSGNTGIALAMVGAARGYKVILTMPETMSTERRVMLRAYGAEIVLTPGSEGMRGAVEKAQAIVASTENSIWAQQFANEANPEVHRRTTAEEIWTDTDGKVDIFVAGVGTGGTVTGVGQVLKERKPGVQIVAVEPKDSALLSGGPAGPHKIQGLGANFIPEILDTNVYDEVLDATLEDSVRVARDLGVKEGILGGISSGAIVWAALELAKRPENAGKLIVAVVCDFGERYISTVLYDDIRG, encoded by the coding sequence ATGGCACGGATCTATGACGATGTTACCCAGCTGGTTGGCGGCACTCCGCTGGTTCGGCTCAACCGGCTCACCGAGGGGCTCGACGCTACGGTGGCCGTCAAGCTGGAGTTCTACAACCCGGCCAACAGCGTCAAGGACCGCATCGGCGTCGCCATTGTTGATGCTGCCGAGAAGTCCGGTGCCCTCAAGCCCGGCGGAACCATCGTCGAAGGCACCTCCGGCAACACCGGCATCGCCCTTGCCATGGTCGGGGCGGCACGCGGTTACAAAGTCATCCTGACCATGCCGGAAACCATGTCCACGGAACGCCGTGTCATGCTCCGTGCCTACGGTGCCGAAATCGTGCTGACCCCGGGTTCCGAGGGCATGCGCGGCGCCGTCGAGAAGGCCCAGGCGATCGTCGCCAGCACGGAGAACTCGATCTGGGCCCAGCAGTTCGCCAACGAAGCCAACCCCGAGGTCCACCGCAGGACGACCGCGGAGGAAATCTGGACCGATACCGACGGCAAGGTGGACATCTTCGTGGCCGGCGTCGGCACCGGCGGAACCGTGACCGGCGTCGGACAGGTCCTCAAGGAGCGCAAGCCCGGCGTGCAGATCGTGGCCGTAGAGCCGAAGGACTCCGCCCTCCTCAGCGGCGGCCCCGCCGGCCCGCACAAGATCCAGGGCCTCGGCGCCAACTTCATCCCGGAAATCCTGGACACCAACGTCTACGACGAGGTCCTGGACGCCACCCTGGAAGATTCTGTCCGCGTCGCCCGTGACCTCGGCGTCAAGGAAGGCATCCTGGGCGGCATTTCCTCCGGCGCGATCGTCTGGGCGGCCCTTGAACTGGCCAAGCGCCCGGAGAACGCCGGTAAACTCATTGTTGCTGTTGTCTGCGACTTCGGTGAGCGCTACATCTCCACCGTGCTGTACGACGATATCCGCGGCTGA
- the msrA gene encoding peptide-methionine (S)-S-oxide reductase MsrA, with amino-acid sequence MRTFVLGGGCFWCLDAVYQITKGVSSVVSGYTGGHDRDPDYYSVCSGTTGHAEVVAVTFDEDVIPAEVILDMFFALHDPTTLNRQGYDVGTQYRSSMFYQTTDEKILFEEAIDRNQPLWGHRIVTEVSRLPVFHVAEDFHQNYYAKYPEQGYCQVIINPKLAKARKYYSAWLNA; translated from the coding sequence ATGAGAACTTTTGTACTCGGCGGGGGCTGCTTCTGGTGCCTCGACGCCGTCTACCAGATAACCAAGGGCGTCAGCTCGGTCGTGTCGGGCTACACCGGAGGGCATGACCGCGACCCCGACTACTATTCCGTGTGCTCGGGAACCACCGGCCACGCCGAGGTCGTGGCGGTGACCTTCGACGAGGATGTGATCCCGGCGGAGGTCATCCTGGACATGTTCTTCGCGCTCCACGACCCCACCACGCTGAACCGGCAGGGTTACGACGTCGGGACCCAGTACCGCTCCTCGATGTTCTACCAGACGACGGACGAGAAGATCCTCTTCGAAGAGGCGATCGACCGCAACCAGCCGCTGTGGGGACACCGGATTGTGACCGAGGTCAGCCGGCTGCCCGTGTTCCATGTGGCGGAGGATTTCCACCAGAACTACTACGCCAAATATCCGGAGCAGGGCTATTGCCAGGTGATCATCAACCCGAAGCTGGCCAAGGCCAGGAAATATTACTCTGCATGGCTTAATGCTTAG